The genomic segment GCAACCTAAAATCGATAGGGGTATAAAAAAGGGGCAAAAAGCCCCATTTTTTCGTTCTAGTTTGCATTTTTTCAGGACCCTGTTTTTCGGCAGTATTTTTTGACATTACCACACTGCGCCACCCCCAAACAAGCAACAAACGAAGTCGTATCATTCCGTGGTCAAATAGCCCACATGCAAGTTGCCCTTCTTGAGCAACTGCTTCAGATGATCCTTCAAAGACGACGGTGTGACCTTCTTATCGCAGGTCAGATCGTCGTTTTTCAATAAGACGCCATTGAGTTCGCGCTCGATATAGTCAGAGCAAGGTCCGTCAACACCATCCTCATAAGGCTTTCTAGCACTCTCACGATTCTTGATGTAGTTATCAACAAGTTCCTGCGTAATCAGGTTGCCCTCAGCCATTTCGTTGACGAGTTGCTTCACGTCCTGGGCAATGCGTTCACGCTGGGTGGGATTGCAAGTATAGGAAATGGCGCATCTCATGCGAGGAACAGGCAACAGGTCGTCCACCACCTGACACACCGGCGTATAGACATCACCATGTTGCACTCGGATTCTGTTCATCAGGAGTTCACTAATCACACTTTGCAGCGCATGGTTCAGCGCGCGCACATCCTGATTCAACTGGAAACCCTTCTCCCAAGTATAGTAAAGAGCTGTGACACAAAGCGGCGACGGATTACTAAACTTCTCCACAGCAGTCGTGTTGGTTGTCTTATAATGGTCAGCACTCCACACCAGGCGCTTCACTGGTTCAGGCTTCGAAGGCAGTGAGCCGATATACTTCAGAACCAAGGGCATGATGGAGTCTTGATTCACATCACCACAAACGAGGAACAGCGTACCGTTGAAGTTAGAATAATAGTCCTTCACCAGTTCCCTGAGGCGTTCCACCGATAATCTCCCTGCCTCTTCCACCGTAGGCGGCATGAGTCGCTTGCTTGATTCAAAGGGCAGGCAATTGAGGCGATTAGCTGCCTGAACGGAAGCGACGCTACTCTGCGTGGCGACATTCTGTAAAGTGGTGATAATCTCAGATGCTGCGACGGAGTCAACCTCTGTTGTTGTCAACGAGGCATAGAACATCTTCAACGCCTGCTCGATGTCTGTCCAATACGCCTCATCCTTCTCTGCTGAACTGCAAAACAAATCAAAGACGTCGTCAAACGGCCTAGCGAGGACAAACGCATGAGTGCTTGCCTGGTATTTATATTTTCTTCTGCAACTCAGCATCTTGCTGTATTGGAAATCTTCATCGCTAAGTGCCGAGTAACCCATAGGACGGTCCAGCTTCATCTTGACACCATTATGATGGAGCTTCTTTTTCCAGAACACCACCTTCACGCCATTCGACAGAAGCACCTCGCTAATACTATCGTTGAGAACGGTGGTTTTCCTTATGGTGCCTGGTGTCGGATTGATGTCAACGCTATCCACATGGAGCGACTCCAGTTTCTTAGGCGCCTCCACAGTTGCTTCCGCCAGTTCCTCATCCTTCATCTGCTTCACGCGCTTCAGGATGTCCGCCACCTCCTTCTCTGTTGGGAAGGCCACGCCTTCAGGAAACGTCTCGACAATAGCCATATTCCTTCCACTAACCAGTTTTCTGAACGCATCGCTCAACTGCTCCTTTGTGATGGTGCTGCGAATGTGTTCCCTACTGGCCTCTGTGCTCTTCATATCCAGGAGCTTGGTGCCATGAAAGAAACTATTGGTTATCAAGGTTGTCCACGATGAGCGAGCCCCCACTTTGTCAACAGCTGTCGTGTCGGCAAAGTCGATAGCCGTAAAGTCATCATTATACTTAGGGTGCTCAGCAAACTTCACCTTATCGTCGTCCGTGAACCCTTTTCTGCGAACATACTCCACGCGCTTGGCCAACTTCTCAAGCGCCTTTTTCCAGTCGTCCGGCTTCGAGCCCAACTCGAATATCATCGTCTCGATGCCTTTCACTTCGACGGGTTTTGCCATCGCCGAAGCCGCATAGACAGTATTCTTGTCTTTCATGCCATTGAGTTGATTGAGCATCAACCCACTCAGATGGTTATATACCTGCTCCGACCTCAACGCGCCAACGGTATTCTCTTTCGCAGCATCGTCAGCAGGCAGTCGCATCATCATCGCGCTGAAGTGATAGGGCGAGGTCGCGTTTGAAAAGAAGCGGATACGGGGTGACTCTTCATCATGAAGCGCAGGAGAAGGAGGAACCACGTTCTTGCCTCGCTTCAGGTTGCCAAACAGCTTCTTGATCTTCGCCACCACCTCGTCGGCATCAATGTCTCCCACCACAACCACAGCCTGGTTTTGTGGCTGATACCAACGCTTGTAGAAGTCACGAATGGTCTTGGGCGAGCAGTTCTTCACGACATCCATATCACCAATGGGCGTCCAATCAACATAACAGGGCGTATTGAGAATTTCATTGACGATACTCATTTGATAAGCCTTTGAGGTTCTGCCACGCCATTCCTCCACAATCACGTTGCGTTCACTCTCAATGGCAGCGTCATCCATCGTGGCATCGCTGGCCCAATCTCGCATCAGAAGGAGACATGAGTCAACCACCAGCTCATCATTAGGCATGGAATTGAGGAGATAGCGCACGTTGGTATAGTCTGTAAAGGCATTGCTATCATGTCCGAACTTCAAGCCACATCTTCCCATAAAGGCGATCGCCTCCTGACCAGGGAAGTGTTTCGTACCATTAAACACCATGTGCTCCACAAAATGGGCCACGCCGCGTTCATTATCCTTCTCGATGATGCATCCTCCCTTCACCAGAAAAGTGAAATCTACCTTTTTGTCTGACTGTGTGCATCGACGCACATAATAGGTGAGGCCATTCTTCAGAACGCCTTGCCTGACAGTGGTGTCGAGAGGTATCTCCTGCTGTTCAATGATATCCAGATGAGCCATCAGCAACGAGTCGTTGCGTTGTTTTGAGTCAGAAGGGTTATGGTCCTCCGCTTGAGCGAAAAGTGCCACGCAGCACAGCGAGGCAGCCATCGCCAGAAAGAATCTTTTCATGCGTTTAATGATTTACGTTTTTAGTTTCTGGGATGCAAAGATACGTGTTTTTATTCACAATCTCAAGAAAAAAATGAAAAAAGAAAGGCGTTATCAAACATTTCTTGTATAATTATGCAGCAACAGCATTAAAATGCAAAAAAAACTTGGGTTTCTTGCATTATATCGCCCCTTTTTCGTAACTTTGCAGTCGATTATATAAGAAAGATTAGCGCAAAGATGAAACTATTCGATGTCTATCCCCTTTTCGACGTCAACATCGTCAAGGGCCAAGGTTGTAAGGTATGGGACGATAAAGGTCAGGAGTATCTGGACCTCTACGGCGGACACGCCGTCATTTCCATCGGACATTGTCACCCCCACTATGTGGAGAAGTTGAATGGTCAGTTGCAGACACTGGGATTCTACAGTAACTCCGTGCAGAACAAGTTGCAGGTGGAACTGGCAGAGCGACTGGGCAAGATTTCTGGTTATGAGGACTATCAGCTATTCTTGGTGAACAGCGGTGCCGAGGCCAACGAGAACGCGCTGAAGCTAGCGTCGTTTAAGACGGGCAACATTCGCGTGCTGTCGTGCGAAAAGGCTTTCCACGGACGCACGTCTCTGGCTGTCGAGGTAACCAACAACCCCAAGATTGTGGCCCCCATCAACGATAATCATCATGTGCGCTTCCTGCCCCTCAACGATATTGAGCCGTGGGTACGCGAGTTGACCCGTGGTGGCATTGCTGCCGTCATTCTGGAGTGCATCCAGGGTGTGGGCGGCATCCAGATGGCTACACCTGAGTTTGCTCAGAAGCTGGCCTACGCCTGCAAGCGCTATGGTGCCGTGCTCATCTGCGACGAGATTCAGTGTGGCTACGGACGCAGCGGTAAGTTCTTTGCCCACCAGTGGCTGGGCATCAAGCCCGACATCATCACCGTAGCCAAGGGAATCGGCAATGGTTTTCCCATGAGTGCCGTACTCATCTCGCCTGAGTTTGAGGCTGTCTACGGACAGTTGGGCACCACTTTTGGCGGCAACCATCTGGCCTGCACAGCCGCATTGTCTGTCATCGACGTGATGGAACAGGAGAACCTGGTGGAGAACGCTCGCGAGGTGGGCGACTACCTGATGGACAAGATTCGCAACCTGAAGAACGACAAGATTAAAGAGGTGCGTGGCCGTGGTCTGATGATTGGCATCGAGCTCTACACCCCACAGAAACCCGTACGCCAGCGCTTGGTCTACGAGCAGCACGTCTTCACAGGCTGCTCAGGCGAGAATGTACTTCGCCTGCTGCCACCGTTGACCTTCACCAAGGAGATGGCCGACGAATTCGTTGAACGTTTACAGAAAGCATTATGAAAATATCAGTAATAGGTGCCGGCGCTATGGGCGGTGCCACCGTAGAAGGCATGATCAAGGCCGACTACTTCGACAACAACAGCATCGTGGTGAGCGACCCCTCTGAGGCCGTCACCAAGAAATTCTCAGAACAGGGCATCCGCACCACCACCGACAACGCACTGGCCGCCAAGGAGGCCGACATGGTGATGGTATTCGTCAAGCCATGGCTGGTGGAGACGGTTCTGAAAGGCATCAAGGAGAGTCTGAACCCTGAAAAGCAGATTCTCGTTGTCATCGCCGCTGGCGTAAAGTCTGAGAGCATCAAGGAATGGTTGGGTGAATATTGTCCACCGCTGTTCCTCTGCATCCCCAACATCGCCATCGCTGAACTGGCATCCATGACGTTTCTCGTTGACTGTGGCGCTGCGTCACAGCGCCAGACAGAAATGGTGAAGGCCATCTTCGACGCCATGGGCAACACCATCCTCACTGACGAGGCACACCTCGCCGCAGGCACTACCCTCGCCTCTTGTGGTATTGCCTATGCCATGCGCTATGTGCGCGCTGCCTCGGAAGGCGGCGTGGAACTGGGCTTCAAGGCCGACCAGGCCAAGGAGATTGTGATGCAAACTATGCTGGGTGCCGTGAAACTGCTGGAGGCCAGCGGACTGCATCCTGAGGCTGCCATCGATCTGGTGACCACACCTGGTGGCGTGACCATCAAGGGCTTGAACGAGATGGAGCATGCTGGCTTTACCTCGGCCGTAATCCGCGGATTGAAGGCTGGCGCAAAATAAACATGTATCATTCCATAACAAAATAAACACAAAATGGACGAACAACTGAAACAGATTGGCGAGCGTCTGAAAGGACTGCGCGACGTACTCGACATCCCCGTGAGCGAGATGGCCGACACGATTGGCATCTCATCGGAGAAGTATGAAAAGATTGAGGCTGGCGAGGTGGACATCACCATTTCGAACCTGATGAAGATTGCCAAGAAGTATGGCGTATCGACAGAAGAATTGATCTTTGCCGAGGCACCTCACATGAAGTCATACTATGTGACACGCAAGGGACAGGGTATGAGCATTGAGCGCACCAAGGCCTATAAGTATCAGAGTCTGGTGGGCGGCTTCGTGAATCACAAGGCCGACGTATTTATCGTCACCGTAGAGCCTAAGCCTGAGGCTCACACCATTTATAAGAACACACATGCCGGCCAGGAATTCAACCTCGTGTTGGAGGGTAAAATGGAACTCTATATTGCAGGCAAGACCATCGTACTGGAAGAGGGCGACAGCATTTATTTCGACTCTACCAAGCCCCACGGCATGCTGGCCGTAGGCAACAAACCCGTGAAATTCTTAGCATTTACAGTAGAATAAACTAGACATGATAGAAAGATTTTTAAAGCAGACGCATTTCGAGTCTGTAGAGGATTACAATAAGAACCTGGAGTTTATCGTTCCAGAGCACTTTAACTTTGCCTACGACGTGATGGACGCATGGGCTGAAGAAGCTCCAGAGAAACTTGCCCTGCTTTGGACCAACGACCAAGGCAAAGAGATTCGCGCCACATACGCACAACTGAAAGAGCAGAGCGACCAGGCTGCAGCCTACCTGCAGTCGCTGGGCATTGGCAAGGGCGACCCTGTGATGCTGATCCTGAAGCGTCACTACGAGTGGTGGATCATCATGCTGGCCCTGTGTAAGATTGGTGCCATCGTGATTCCTGCCACCCACATGCTGACCAAGCACGACTACGTCTATCGCAATCAGCGTGCCTCTGTGAAGGCCATCATCTGTGCCGACGACGACTATATCATCAGTCAGATTAAGCTAGCCATGCCTGAGAGTCCCACGGTGAAGCATTATATCACCTTGCGCGACGAGGAAGGTTTCCACAACTGGAAGGCCGAATGGCAGCAGGCTCCTAAGTTTGAGCGTCCTGCCTTCGTCAACAACAACGAGGACACGATGATCATGTACTTCACAAGTGGTACGAGTGGCGAGCCCAAGATGGTGGCACACGACTACCTCTATGCCATGGGACACCTGACCACAGGTGTGTTCTGGCACAACCTGCACGAGGGTTCGCTGCACCTCACCGTGGCCGACACTGGCTGGGGTAAGGCTGTATGGGGTAAGTTCTATGGCCAGTGGTTTGCTGGCGCCACGGTGTTCGTGTTCGACCACGAGAAGTTCAATGCCGACACCCTGCTGCGCCAGATGGAGAAATACAAGGTGACAAGTTTCTGCGCACCTCCCACCATCTATCGCTTCATGATTCGCGAGGACCTGAGCAAGTACGACCTGAGTAGTCTGCAGTATTGCTGCACGGCTGGTGAGGCTCTGAACCCCGCTGTCTATGATAAGTTCCTCGAGAAGACTGGCATCCGCATGATGGAGGGCTTCGGCCAGACTGAGACCACCATGACGCTGGGCACCTTCCCCTGGATGACGCCAAAGCCCGGCTCAATGGGTATTCCCAATGCACAGTACAACATCGACTTGCTGCGTGCCGACGGCACCAGCTGTGAGGACGGTGAGAAGGGCGAGATTGTGGTGCGCGTGGGTGACAAGAAGCCTATCGGTC from the Prevotella sp. E15-22 genome contains:
- a CDS encoding M16 family metallopeptidase; the encoded protein is MKRFFLAMAASLCCVALFAQAEDHNPSDSKQRNDSLLMAHLDIIEQQEIPLDTTVRQGVLKNGLTYYVRRCTQSDKKVDFTFLVKGGCIIEKDNERGVAHFVEHMVFNGTKHFPGQEAIAFMGRCGLKFGHDSNAFTDYTNVRYLLNSMPNDELVVDSCLLLMRDWASDATMDDAAIESERNVIVEEWRGRTSKAYQMSIVNEILNTPCYVDWTPIGDMDVVKNCSPKTIRDFYKRWYQPQNQAVVVVGDIDADEVVAKIKKLFGNLKRGKNVVPPSPALHDEESPRIRFFSNATSPYHFSAMMMRLPADDAAKENTVGALRSEQVYNHLSGLMLNQLNGMKDKNTVYAASAMAKPVEVKGIETMIFELGSKPDDWKKALEKLAKRVEYVRRKGFTDDDKVKFAEHPKYNDDFTAIDFADTTAVDKVGARSSWTTLITNSFFHGTKLLDMKSTEASREHIRSTITKEQLSDAFRKLVSGRNMAIVETFPEGVAFPTEKEVADILKRVKQMKDEELAEATVEAPKKLESLHVDSVDINPTPGTIRKTTVLNDSISEVLLSNGVKVVFWKKKLHHNGVKMKLDRPMGYSALSDEDFQYSKMLSCRRKYKYQASTHAFVLARPFDDVFDLFCSSAEKDEAYWTDIEQALKMFYASLTTTEVDSVAASEIITTLQNVATQSSVASVQAANRLNCLPFESSKRLMPPTVEEAGRLSVERLRELVKDYYSNFNGTLFLVCGDVNQDSIMPLVLKYIGSLPSKPEPVKRLVWSADHYKTTNTTAVEKFSNPSPLCVTALYYTWEKGFQLNQDVRALNHALQSVISELLMNRIRVQHGDVYTPVCQVVDDLLPVPRMRCAISYTCNPTQRERIAQDVKQLVNEMAEGNLITQELVDNYIKNRESARKPYEDGVDGPCSDYIERELNGVLLKNDDLTCDKKVTPSSLKDHLKQLLKKGNLHVGYLTTE
- a CDS encoding helix-turn-helix domain-containing protein, with protein sequence MDEQLKQIGERLKGLRDVLDIPVSEMADTIGISSEKYEKIEAGEVDITISNLMKIAKKYGVSTEELIFAEAPHMKSYYVTRKGQGMSIERTKAYKYQSLVGGFVNHKADVFIVTVEPKPEAHTIYKNTHAGQEFNLVLEGKMELYIAGKTIVLEEGDSIYFDSTKPHGMLAVGNKPVKFLAFTVE
- a CDS encoding pyrroline-5-carboxylate reductase, with amino-acid sequence MKISVIGAGAMGGATVEGMIKADYFDNNSIVVSDPSEAVTKKFSEQGIRTTTDNALAAKEADMVMVFVKPWLVETVLKGIKESLNPEKQILVVIAAGVKSESIKEWLGEYCPPLFLCIPNIAIAELASMTFLVDCGAASQRQTEMVKAIFDAMGNTILTDEAHLAAGTTLASCGIAYAMRYVRAASEGGVELGFKADQAKEIVMQTMLGAVKLLEASGLHPEAAIDLVTTPGGVTIKGLNEMEHAGFTSAVIRGLKAGAK
- a CDS encoding AMP-binding protein, giving the protein MIERFLKQTHFESVEDYNKNLEFIVPEHFNFAYDVMDAWAEEAPEKLALLWTNDQGKEIRATYAQLKEQSDQAAAYLQSLGIGKGDPVMLILKRHYEWWIIMLALCKIGAIVIPATHMLTKHDYVYRNQRASVKAIICADDDYIISQIKLAMPESPTVKHYITLRDEEGFHNWKAEWQQAPKFERPAFVNNNEDTMIMYFTSGTSGEPKMVAHDYLYAMGHLTTGVFWHNLHEGSLHLTVADTGWGKAVWGKFYGQWFAGATVFVFDHEKFNADTLLRQMEKYKVTSFCAPPTIYRFMIREDLSKYDLSSLQYCCTAGEALNPAVYDKFLEKTGIRMMEGFGQTETTMTLGTFPWMTPKPGSMGIPNAQYNIDLLRADGTSCEDGEKGEIVVRVGDKKPIGLFKGYYRDEEKTREAWHDGIYHTGDMAWRDEDGYYWFEGRIDDVIKSSGYRIGPFEVESALMTHPAVVECAITGVPDDIRGMVVKATVVLGKEWKDKAGDDLVKELQQHVKKETAPYKYPRIVEFVDELPKTISGKIRRVEIRKKDAEK
- a CDS encoding aspartate aminotransferase family protein translates to MKLFDVYPLFDVNIVKGQGCKVWDDKGQEYLDLYGGHAVISIGHCHPHYVEKLNGQLQTLGFYSNSVQNKLQVELAERLGKISGYEDYQLFLVNSGAEANENALKLASFKTGNIRVLSCEKAFHGRTSLAVEVTNNPKIVAPINDNHHVRFLPLNDIEPWVRELTRGGIAAVILECIQGVGGIQMATPEFAQKLAYACKRYGAVLICDEIQCGYGRSGKFFAHQWLGIKPDIITVAKGIGNGFPMSAVLISPEFEAVYGQLGTTFGGNHLACTAALSVIDVMEQENLVENAREVGDYLMDKIRNLKNDKIKEVRGRGLMIGIELYTPQKPVRQRLVYEQHVFTGCSGENVLRLLPPLTFTKEMADEFVERLQKAL